One Dunckerocampus dactyliophorus isolate RoL2022-P2 chromosome 15, RoL_Ddac_1.1, whole genome shotgun sequence genomic window, ATGTCCACATGATATACATACAAGtgtatttattgtaattattcatttacatttattgCTTTCATAACTTTATATCAAGTCAAGCCCCTTATCTTTATCTGTTAATGTGCAAGAACTAACCTTCTTCAGGCTTCCGATTGGCTAAAATGCCTTTACAAATAGGGGctataattagggctgtcaaaaatggcGGTCAcgttaaatgtttttgtgtaattaacgtaTGCGTACCAGAGCAAgtacgcctctctgttatgacggcagacagaGGCACAGtagagcgtccccacacagtcacagagtctgacgctcttttataacttcattctgacctgaacacatcaagagcagtacaattccaacactatatacactgtatgtatttccaactcacaTGCGTATCTCGTCCGtccatcctgggaacgacacttcctcattctagTTACAAGATTGCGAGAcacattcagggacactccgaataTCACAAAGAACAGctttatatttttgtgtgtaaataaacaggcagatagagaaaaacatgaagtggatattcttatcattcACTTcctaactcttaattcggatgtacaattttctACATTTAAGTACGCtggaaaatagactgaaaacaagtaattctaccttaaattacgtgatgtctttgaacacaacccctcattgctcataataacacgttttaaagtgtgattcaaatgttctgctactattaaagcgACGAGTGTTAGACAAacagatttttagacttgtgtggtatcttttagcttgattgacatattcaatTCATTTGGAGtggttaatacatacaaaaaatacatataatacatatataatataatacatataatgctgtcctgtcatttatctttgtattaattacagtaaaaatgggcatattttacACATAgctgctaatggtgattaatcatgattaatttaaaaaatgtgattaatccgattacattttttgttatcatttgacagccctagtaataCCACCCACTGTTTGGCATGCACTTGTCAGCCAACGAATGTGTTTTCGTATGCTTATGTTCCTAAATGTGGAGCAGAAAAAGCAAACAACTGCTGTGTATACGCATGTGGACAAAGCCTCGGTGGGCTTGCACATACATTCCTGATCAGaatgttaagaccagctgaaaaatgacaagaatttacattttgcactgttggatcttaaggaggttcaaagtcgtgcttcaaaatgcaaaaagaagtaaTGGGAGAGagaccaaaaacaaaaatagagtaagtaatttattgcaaacaagcattacagtgaaataagctgttcatcagctgatcaaaagttttaagaccaaagcctttaaaagcaaaaatcttggcaaaaaagtgcatttgtcattttctgttaggtattcacactgtcgcgatctcttgatagcaaaggcaaaaaaagctttttggATTTTTAAGCTGTACGTAGAACCtccaaaatgtaaatacttgcaatttttcaactagtcttaaaatttggatcagaaCTACATGTAGTGACACTGCAATGCACCCAAACTTTCAAGCTTTCCTTAAAAAAAtagaggatttttttaaaggttcACTTACGGTTAGAATGTCCGGAAACGCAGACACAACTAACATGATGTGCATTTGAGTACAAAATAGACTTTTGGCGTAtaacatacaaaacaaaaaacttgcATAAAAATATAACCTTTCTCCCATAAATGTCTTTATGTGCATCCTTACTTTATTGGCACAGAAAGTTGTGCACAAGGCTTCTTAATAGTTCACCTTTAGCCGCCTCAGGCATCCGTTACCGTCGCATTCTGTTCCTGCTCCTCTAAGGCAGGGCTGCATGGTCCGGCCCACCACAGGCGCAGCCCGTTGTCTTGGCGGCTTGCCTGTGGTGAGGTGGCAGTGGAGATGGCGGTGTCACCATCCTCGCTGTCAGAGGACGATTCAGTCTCGCCGTCGCTGGGCCAAGGGAACTGACGCTGGCCGCTGGACGTGGCGAGGAGTGGCAAGAAGGGATGGATGCTAGACAGGAGGCAAGAGGAGTGCTGACATTGTCTTGAATGTACTTGTGTTCTCCTCGTGATTCAATACCTGATGCCATTGGTGCAGTCCCAATGGGCCTGGAACCTGAGCTGGGGCTGCAGTAGCTCCTCACTTCCACTGGGCTGCATCACAGTGATGTCCCACACTGATAACATTCCTTCCGTGTCCCCGCTCAGCAGGTACCTGCCCGACCTGAGACAACATTTAATAAATATGGAAGGAGCCTGAGGACGGCGCCACCGGGCAGAGTCAAGGTTGGCAAAATTACACTTACGGGTCAAGGTCAAAATAGATGCGCTGATTGGTGGCCACGTTCCGCTTGAAGGAGAACACCACTTGACCAGGCTCTCGAAGGTCCCAGCACAGAATTTCTGGATCCTGTCAGAGTTAGCATTagcataaatgctccaattaactgCCAAATCTCTTATAGTCACCGGGTGTATAGTCTACAGAAGCAAATACCTGGATGCGTGTCTAATTAGTGCcgtgtccaaaatacactgacaATACACTGTGCCAAAATACGGcaactgcatttgaagtataatGGGTAGTCAGCATCTAGCCGCTTCATGTaactctgcatgcactttaaaacgtTACTACTTACCGTACTGTACACTGATCATCAGCTATCATCTATTAATGTTGAATGAGCAAGTTTctccttactgctattacaacattggtcctgttgctgctgtgttgtgcaacgtTAATAAATGACTaagtggtcaaagagagcaTTGTTTTCGCTTCCACTTTGTCATGTACTCCaaattattaaagttaaaaaaatgtttacttgtTATGTATACAcagatatacacacacacacacacacacacatactgtatggcgACGTATCTCGCACATGACAGGGAGCTAGTGGATGGACTGAAACTTCAAACTGCGACAGTCAACACTGTGTTCTTGAAAACATCGTTAGTTTGCACTGCAGTAACACATGTCACCTTCCATGGaaacataatgtaaaaaaacagttcCCCAAAGTGATAGTgattagtaaaaaaaagatCAGACATCCTTAAGCTAACACATATCCTGAACATTACACCACATTTCTGATTTTTAATCAGTGtaatttttgttgtattatgaATTTTGCTGAAAAAACTGGAGAAAAAAACGCACAATGTacaggttttcactgctgtGCTGTGCGGGGATTGTAAAACCAATAtcaatgaaatattcaagattaaATGCACtttatgcacaaaataatcatcaaacttacttatttgttcatatgatgtaCACAGAGCAATGTGCACAGAGCTGTCTCCTTGCTGCTCCATACTCATTGCACCGCGAGGCGTTCAGGCGTACTCGTAATtgagagtgttaggcgctaaatTGTTCTCAATTTTTATTtgcatacccccatgacaattgaTGTAcctcactttgggaacctaggctttACTCTATTCAATTTTAGTTTCATTGTGTGCGGACTACGCTGATTACGTCTGTGACGCGTACAAGTTTTGTCGGATTTTGGTCAACGTACATGTtatggatgcagcaaaatgtacaatgaggtgttatactttggAAATCACAGCACCTGAAGCTTaggttccaccgttttgtattatttatttcatcgtcTTTGTGACACACTTTGTCACATTGTgatgcgcaaacgggctgaaattgacaacAGATTGTGTTTTACACATAACGGACACCAAAAAAAATATCTGACACCGTTTCCCCTGTTGATTCAatttgtttgcagtatattttcatttgCTTTTAGCTGCAAATCACTGTACAGTAGTCTGTGCTTCATGCTTCTTGAAGTGACGGCACCCTGTTCAGGAGACTGACCCTTTTGCACGTGGGTACAGGTAGTCCCAGAAAACCTGGGGCCCTGGTACAATATTCCAATCCCCCCCAGCCCCCCAAGTTCTATCCTACAGTGTGTGTTAATGGGCTACATGatagtcaaaataataaaaacaccacAACAAACTACTTCCACATCAAACACAGTATAAAAATGTGGTTAAGGTCAATGTAAAGGGAGCATGATTATCTTTGTGTTGCAGAGTTGGCATCGTGTGCATACGTACCTTGCGCCCGCCCGTGTACAGGTAGTTGCCATCGGGCGAGAAGAGCAGGTGGGTGAGCCCCCCATGGTGGCGGGTGGGCAACAGGGCCAGCAGGGTGCCGTCCTGGCACGAGTAGAGGCCAGCACAGCGAGAGTATGAGCCGCAGGCGTAGAGTGATTGGCAGGGGCTGAAGGCGATGCAGGAAATAATGCCGTTCTGGCCGCTCTGCTTCTTAACTGCagagagagcaacatttcacaCACCATGCAGAAGTTTGTTTCTATTTAGCAATTAGCCCTATGCTAACTTCCCTTTGCATGTTCCTTGGCAGAGAAGCCGAGGTTTGTGTAGTCATTAGTCAACAGAGCCAAAATCAGGAAGAGTGACAGGGGCGAGCCAATCAAAACAATCAGGCCGTAACCAAAGAGATCTGCATCACGATAGTGAAAAACTAAGCCCTCAAAGCTGTTTGAAATGCATGAAAGACCATTTAAGTGTCCATTTGTGTTGTGCGTAACttaaaccaaacaaaaacaagctagtTCTTCTTGGCCCGCTCAAGGAGACGCTTTCAAGATGATTCTCGTCACAGTTGTCTTGTTTACTCTGCACCATTTATGCCTCTGAACGCAGCATGCCGACGCTGCTTCTTCCTCAATCCTCTCAAGAGTCCTTGAACAACACCAAGCTGATACAGCACGCAAAATTTCAAGTTCATTGTCTGATTTGTAGTGTTTTAACATCCTCTGGTGCAAAGCTTTGGATTGCTGCAGAAAAATAGACACATTgccagacctctgccaaggccatACAAACAACACCCAGCAGCTTAATGCCAAGATGACGGCCGGTGGCTGACCTATGGTGGGCCGCTCCTCACAGTCTCGCCCTGGTCGGTCCGTGTAGAAGACGCGAACAGCTTTGTCAAAGCCGCAGTAGAGCTGCGAGCCGTCCGGGGTGAAGCAGAGCGAGTGGGCGGCCGTCAGCTCGTCCAGGTGGTTGTAGGGCCGGAAGCTGGCTCGCACCTCCCCGTAGAAGGCATCCCAGATGTGGACTGGGTTGTCACGGCTACTGCTAGCCAGACTGTGGATGTCAGATATGTTTAATTGTCAATAGATGTTCAAGTACACTAAATATTATTTACATCCTTATTTTGCTTATAATTCATTTATAGGGGTACAACAGTAGATGCATTCGTAATCTGATTTTTGGGGTTTTCGGTAGAGAGGCATACCGATTACACATTAAGTGGGGGACAGGAAGTATAACTGTTCATAGTCACACATCTAATCGGTAAACAAATACTCTGCAACCAAGCCTTAGTGCCACGAAAAAGTGTCCTGTTTGGGAACGCTTGGCGTGTGCCACCcaccattgttcagtagagatggggaAAAAGGaggctacaagctggaactattaatgccgCACTTCAGCCaatcatgaactttcatttactaaaaagataaaataatcACTCACACTGTTCAGATTCTTACTGTTCAAACGTCTCTCTTCCAAACTGGCATTTTGGATTCCTACAGCAGCCGGTTTAGGCAGAAAACTAATTGGAACTGTATTCAGTTGGTTGCTGCTCAACACGACCTTACTAAAATCAAAACATTCCAACATTTCTAttgatcaaaaacaaatacattaatgTGTCATGCCCGCCCCTAAAACTATGTAAGAAGCTCctattcatgtactgtattcatCATGGACAGGCTCCTATCCACCTGAATGTAACACTGCAAATCCCCAGTCAACCTCGCCTGTTTAATTGTAATTATGCGGTGCCAAACATCACTGACGCTCAATAAGAGTGAAGAAAATTAGATGCGATGCCACTGCAGCTTTCTGCAGCTTTATTCCAGAGCCGGAAAGCAGCCAATTATAATCACTGGAATGCTGCTACCGTTCGCCTGGAGCGATGCCTGGAACCTGGTCGGAAACCACTGAGCCGTaatagaggcctgaatctcctCTACATTAGTAACAAACTGAAGCCAGCGGaggagcaaataaaaaaaaaaaaaaagggggggggggggggtgtccaGCAAAAACAGATTAAAAGCTGTGCGACCACCTGGGGGCGCCCCACTGGAGCTACTCTGCtgagaagacacacacacacaatcatggataaaatgattagaccacccttgtttcttcagtttattgatccattttaatgcctggtacaactaaaggtacatttgtttggacaaatatgatgatgataacaaatatagctcataagagtttcatttaagagctgatatctagcaacttccatggttttcttgataaccaaaatcacttaagttcttacatgaatagctatagcattgtactgccacaaaatgtaactcttatgagctatttttgttgtatttgtccaaacaaaggcacctttagttgtatcaggcattaaaattaacaagaaactgaagaaacaagggtggtgtaatatattttcccatgactgtaaaTACACATAACATACATTTATAtacacataaatataaatacatgcagtgttccctcacttGATCACGGTTCCCCTTTCcccttttttaattattaatattacaggcggagcctggccctttaagaagaatagcattgtgggaagttgagtttctatctcttccctctctctctgtctgcaccgcccattgttttgtgtaccttgattggctgtagaccattgtcaatcaatctccttcatgctgtcctgccatgtctcctgtgtcatcgctagcttgctagcttgtaaatgaatctgcggttcgtctgcagcaatatgttttaatcaggatacaaaaacgctacagtacaacagaacggcgccaggaagaaaaggcacggtcacagaagtgaaatatgtgtgagtgacttaatcatgtcttgtgttgatcattaaaattcaaacggagGTTTGAACTTTTGAGAGTCTTTAAACAAGAAATGAAAGTTTATAAGTGTcatgtgaggggttttacagccttaaaacatatataattgtaaaaaaaaaaaaaaaacgaagttggctacttcgctgGTTTCACTTATTGTGTTATTGCAGACTATTTTTGGAACCTATCCcatgcgataaacaagggaacactgtacacacccacatacacagtgatgtgaaaaagtgtttgctccttctgatttcttttttgcatgtttgtcacacttaaatgtttcagatcaaacaaattaaaatattagtcagtgacaacacaaccgaacacaaaattcagtttttaaatgaaacttattattgagagagagaaaaaaatccaaacctacatggccctgtgtgaaaaagtgatagtCCGCTAAACctgataactggttgggccacctttagcagcaacaactgcaatcaagagtCCCTTAAAGCgccgtggaggaattttgtcccgctcatctttgcacaattgttgtaattctgccacattggagggttttcaaacATGAACCAACTTTTTAAGGTCACGCCACATCTACTCAATAGGACTCAGggcaggactttgacgaggccactccaaaatcttcattttatttttcttgaggTGGGGGTGgaattgctggtgtgttttggatcattgttctgctgcagaacccaagttggtttcagctagaggtcaccaacagatggccgtacattctccttcaggattttttggtagacagcaaaattcatggttccatttatcacagcaagtcttccagctaAACAGACCCAGaccaccacactaccaccacatgttctttttcttaaatgcggtgttacttttatgtcACATGTAATGGGCCATGTAggttggactttttttctcccttaaacataaaaagtttcattcaaaaactgcattttacgttcagttgtgttgtcattgactaatatttacatttctttgacgttttgaaacacttaagtctgacaaacatgcaaaaaaagaaacacttttttacaccattGTATAACTTTTGAAAAGAAATTAAGTTGAAGCACGGCGAGGCCCTCAAGGTTCTGTCAGTACAGTCGGACCGCCATTAGCGAGCTGACTCATGTCGAAAAAGCACAGTCGGAGGGGAGGCGGACAAAACAAAGGCCACTGCTTTAATGCGCCTAATGACCTCTAAGAGCTTCCCTCCACACAAAAGCATGGTCTGTGTCTCAACATAAGAGAGCTAAAGCCAGACAAAGCACTCACAAGCACGAGTCGGGGTCCATCGAGTTCATTTTGGGGTACCAGCAGTAGTCGTAGATGGTGTCTCCTTCAGCCATCCTCAGCACTGGACTCTGTTACATGACAGAACAATTTTCACTTTGAATTGACAGTCAGGAGGGTTCTTTTATTGTGCTGTGTGGTACAGGACTGCACCGCATTACATCTGGGAGctgttcttaatattttggttagCCTCATTTGCTACAAGAGGGTCCAAATGTTACTAGAATAACAAAGCAGCCAACTACAATGATTTGTTTCCCACTGCAACAGTTTGCAAAATCCACAATGGCCTGATGGGGGCGCCAGAGGAATTACAAAGGCCCAAGAAAGCGTTTACAGTTACactttttatttgcatattgtTTTAGAAATGGCTCTTTAAACATGCTTATGGGTTTCACAACAAAAGATTTTATGTTTCCTTACATGGActttatgtttttgtgttgatcaAGTACAGTGGAAAATTTAAAGTATTCGATCCCTTGCTGATTTTGTAAACTTACTCCTGACAAAGGATTTGAACAGTTCGGAATTTTTAAAGGtagctttacaaaatgtaaaaacaaaatcctgcgaaaaaaacaaagtaatgtGTATTTGACTGAAAGataaaatataattacaaataagTATTTGACCCCATCAGCAATCTGACCCTCTCATGCCATTTGTGTGaccatgaaacacacaaattagCCTTGTCCCTTTAGGAAAACACTCTGGACCTTAACTCATGATAAAAGACAACTGTGACAGAAACAGGCTCTTCAATTCAAACCCTTCCACCACCATGggaaagaccaaagagctgttaAATGACCTCaaggacaagattgtagactaaaatggactacaagaccatcaaggAGAAACTTGGTGAGATAGATTGGTGCAATCATTCATAAATCGCTACAATTAcatgcatctcaataaattttAGTATCGTGCAaaatttatttgaatttagaCGTTCAACTTAGTAGGCgtgtcgcaagattaaaacgtgaggAGATTTcccgtttggagaaaagctgtcttgtgagaacagggcagccagaagccaaatCAGACTGAACTCTCGCAtcactactatgaatgatacaATAATATCGAAGTTGCACTGTGtgaggcattattggaaccgcacatgaagtgctttatgcacaccTTGCAAgccaacctacctcggtgttacCAGCATCAGCAACagcatgtggctgttttttcccaccGGAGTTGAATAGCTGCCACCATCtcaatgtccaagcagaagctgtagtaattctacatttgattaaagttacttaagatttgtcacatCAAATCACATAGATGTTCGGGGGCCTCTCTGCACCCTACGTTTGCTACATATGGCTGAGTGCcaacttcataacacacctcgtATGTAGAGGAGATCCGAGTTGCCAATTTAGTGACATGGTCGCgatatttagcgagtaggggtgcgcattaaaagtgaaagacaggaagcgttcggtaattaaatacaagcggtcaccaaaggtgaagtatccacCACGCAGGCGGTGTGTGTGGCTCTCTACCTCTGTACCACCATGCAATGtgggtctgaaagctgcataaacgcCTCCACaatggacagccctgacgtaaatagacaaagacaagtagataagacaaaaacaatgagctggcattgttcaactacaagttggaactattaatgctgacacccctattgaaaagccagcccttcaagaaatgctgcaaactttAGATAGTTCGAATTGCCTGTGAAAAACTACCTGTCATAAACAccaattccgcaactttacaTCTTTGGTGAAAgctgacatattaaaggaaatattgcattattatgattaggcatgggccggtatgagattctgatggtatgataacaaaaatatcacggtttcatGGTATCACAATGGCAGCTCTAaaaatttattattttcttaggtctttattgaaaagaagaaaaaggtttTCTGTTGAATAGTCATTTTTAAGCAATATAATAGAACATAatggaagtggaacatatgtatttaaaagaaatgaacaattatttctaaataaataataaaatgcagttcttaatgcaGTCCACTGCAACTCATGTCACAAGACCacataaat contains:
- the wrap53 gene encoding telomerase Cajal body protein 1, with the translated sequence MADTGASSDEGGMEVTSEPPRQEVDEGALTPAKRARLCDEEQLQDRTLDPPEIYGDAPEQANTEQDDQRKVLSAIHGLLEEPPLHVDDGVSVEVKTATGSTQMQQCRHQNGNGGHDAPSEEGEMQPEEENEEENRNDTNKAQHLALDFSQNPQVLTSSWSEYSNFPENYLKGCKWAPDGSCILSNSADNVLRVYNLPPETYTYNWDVLAEMSPVLRMAEGDTIYDYCWYPKMNSMDPDSCFLASSSRDNPVHIWDAFYGEVRASFRPYNHLDELTAAHSLCFTPDGSQLYCGFDKAVRVFYTDRPGRDCEERPTIVKKQSGQNGIISCIAFSPCQSLYACGSYSRCAGLYSCQDGTLLALLPTRHHGGLTHLLFSPDGNYLYTGGRKDPEILCWDLREPGQVVFSFKRNVATNQRIYFDLDPSGRYLLSGDTEGMLSVWDITVMQPSGSEELLQPQLRFQAHWDCTNGISIHPFLPLLATSSGQRQFPWPSDGETESSSDSEDGDTAISTATSPQASRQDNGLRLWWAGPCSPALEEQEQNATVTDA